A DNA window from Seriola aureovittata isolate HTS-2021-v1 ecotype China chromosome 8, ASM2101889v1, whole genome shotgun sequence contains the following coding sequences:
- the LOC130173734 gene encoding girdin-like isoform X1 — MFVTEENMTMKEMLEKIAELDYSQSQLKELNTEMRHWLDVADEDMAALRSENVTLRKQVKTLEKIVSEAQQIEAEPSRSLLTDDLDVKRCSDRKIQKLEEESTMMKEQNKKLTAELKKLQQEREQDKISLSKFKVSLQTLELGMEEAQLGLLHRDEVIQKKNLKLKHSEGTVEECSIIIKDLRLTNQELRKQLENRQDEAILSALIEENEGSLSPPLSFADEMKLQAASDELKTSMSDSEHLRNDETEEEELLKPQSLTVDLQTKRREGTLETAIQRAGLFMMCIFIVLVLVFVASGSCAGSGDLFSISSLWTSAHLMLQPYCRVHYGALPPI; from the exons ATGTTTGTCACAGAGGAAAATAT gaCAATGAAGGAGATGCTTGAGAAAATAGCTGAGCTGGATTACAGTCAAAGCCAGCTGAAGGAACTTAACACTGAGATGAGGCACTGGCTGGATGTTGCAGATGAGGATATGGCAGCGCTGCGCTCAGAGAATGTCACCCTcagaaaacaagtgaaaac cctgGAGAAGATTGTCAGTGAAGCACAGCAGATTGAAGCAGAGCCAAGCAGGTCCCTCCTAACGGATGACCTTGATGTCAAGAGATGTAGTGACAGAAAGATTCAGAAATTG gaGGAGGAATCCACCATGATGAAGGAACAAAATAAGAAACTAACTGCAGAG CTTAAGAAACTCcagcaagagagagaacaggacaAGATAAGCTTGAGCAAATTCAAGGTTTCACTTCAAACCCTCGAG CTTGGAATGGAGGAGGCTCAGTTAGGGCTGCTGCACAGGGATGAGGTTATTCAAAAG AAAAACCTGAAACTAAAGCACTCAGAGGGAACAGTAGAAGAGTGTTCCATCATCATAAAG GATCTCAGGCTGACAAATCAGGAGCTGAGGAAGCAGTTGGAGAACAGACAGGATGAGGccatatt GTCTGCTCTGATAGAAGAAAATGAAGGCTCGCTCAGTCCCCCTCTGTCTTTCGCAGACGAAATGAAGCTACAGGCTGCTTCAGATGAACTGAAAACCAGCATGTCAGACTCCGAACATCTAAGAAAT GACgaaactgaggaggaggagctgctgaaacCTCAAAGTCTCACAGTAGACCTTCAGACCAAAAG GCGTGAAGGTACATTGGAGACAGCCATCCAGAGAGCAGGACTATTTATGATGTGCATCTTCATTGTCCTTGTTTTGGTCTTTGTGGCTTCGGGAAGCTGTGCAGGAAGCGGTGATTTGTTTTCCATTAGCAGCTTGTGGACCAGTGCACATCTAATGTTACAGCCCTACTGCAGAGTGCACTATGGTGCCCTACCTCCGATTTGA
- the LOC130173734 gene encoding girdin-like isoform X2 → MFVTEENMTMKEMLEKIAELDYSQSQLKELNTEMRHWLDVADEDMAALRSENVTLRKQVKTLEKIVSEAQQIEAEPSRSLLTDDLDVKRCSDRKIQKLEEESTMMKEQNKKLTAELKKLQQEREQDKISLSKFKVSLQTLELGMEEAQLGLLHRDEVIQKKNLKLKHSEGTVEECSIIIKDLRLTNQELRKQLENRQDEAILSALIEENEGSLSPPLSFADEMKLQAASDELKTSMSDSEHLRNDETEEEELLKPQSLTVDLQTKRYFGI, encoded by the exons ATGTTTGTCACAGAGGAAAATAT gaCAATGAAGGAGATGCTTGAGAAAATAGCTGAGCTGGATTACAGTCAAAGCCAGCTGAAGGAACTTAACACTGAGATGAGGCACTGGCTGGATGTTGCAGATGAGGATATGGCAGCGCTGCGCTCAGAGAATGTCACCCTcagaaaacaagtgaaaac cctgGAGAAGATTGTCAGTGAAGCACAGCAGATTGAAGCAGAGCCAAGCAGGTCCCTCCTAACGGATGACCTTGATGTCAAGAGATGTAGTGACAGAAAGATTCAGAAATTG gaGGAGGAATCCACCATGATGAAGGAACAAAATAAGAAACTAACTGCAGAG CTTAAGAAACTCcagcaagagagagaacaggacaAGATAAGCTTGAGCAAATTCAAGGTTTCACTTCAAACCCTCGAG CTTGGAATGGAGGAGGCTCAGTTAGGGCTGCTGCACAGGGATGAGGTTATTCAAAAG AAAAACCTGAAACTAAAGCACTCAGAGGGAACAGTAGAAGAGTGTTCCATCATCATAAAG GATCTCAGGCTGACAAATCAGGAGCTGAGGAAGCAGTTGGAGAACAGACAGGATGAGGccatatt GTCTGCTCTGATAGAAGAAAATGAAGGCTCGCTCAGTCCCCCTCTGTCTTTCGCAGACGAAATGAAGCTACAGGCTGCTTCAGATGAACTGAAAACCAGCATGTCAGACTCCGAACATCTAAGAAAT GACgaaactgaggaggaggagctgctgaaacCTCAAAGTCTCACAGTAGACCTTCAGACCAAAAGGTACTTTGGtatatga
- the zdhhc24 gene encoding probable palmitoyltransferase ZDHHC24 produces MTSFASKTFCRVERVCRHLPVALNTFLVFSITGEVSYLVLVEAPLEADQKKTEWSAWWKVVHLLAQYFMLGNICWNALLFVKTSPSIKGVFLGGEGVGQGWRYCYTCETHTPPRCSHCYDCKVCVLRRDHHCVFFGQCVGFRNYRFFLSCLLFMWSGLLYATLMNAEVFIVILKEGVTVHSVLLLLIPWIMLVSGQVSARAFAFAFIADTCVVGFLLVSAFFFFHLFLMFRGQTTREWYSSRRPYSLGLLGNMRHTLGLRWYLCWLCPLIPSPLPGDGISFQVTGSLEPAR; encoded by the exons ATGACGAGTTTTGCCAGTAAAACGTTTTGCAGGGTCGAGAGGGTGTGTCGCCACCTCCCCGTTGCCCTGAACACTTTCCTGGTCTTCTCCATCACCGGGGAGGTGAGCTACTTGGTCCTGGTCGAGGCTCCGCTTGAGGCGGACCAGAAGAAGACGGAGTGGTCCGCCTGGTGGAAGGTCGTGCACCTGCTGGCCCAGTACTTTATGCTGGGAAACATCTGCTGGAACGCCCTGCTCTTCGTTAAAACCAGCCCCAGCATCAAGGGGGTGTTCCTGGGAGGAGAGGGGGTGGGTCAGGGTTGGAG GTACTGTTATACATGTgagacacacactcctcctcgcTGCTCCCACTGCTATGActgcaaagtgtgtgtgctgcgGCGGGATCACCACTGTGTCTTTTTTGGCCAGTGTGTGGGCTTCCGTAACTACCGCTTCTTCCTGAGCTGCTTGTTGTTCATGTGGTCTGGGCTCCTCTACGCCACGCTGATGAACGCAGAGGTCTTCATCGTCATACTGAAGGAGGGGGTGACTGTGCACAGCGTCCTGCTACTGCTCATACCCTGGATCATGCTTGTTTCAG GCCAGGTCTCGGCCCGTGCCTTTGCCTTCGCTTTCATTGCTGACACATGTGTGGTGGGCTTCCTGCTGGTGTcagccttcttcttcttccatctcTTCCTGATGTTTCGGGGACAGACCACAAGGGAGTGGTACTCATCCCGCCGACCCTACAGCCTGGGACTCCTGGGCAACATGCGTCACACCCTGGGCCTTCGCTGGTACCTCTGCTGGCTTTGCCCGCTCATCCCATCACCTCTACCTGGAGATGGGATAAGCTTTCAGGTTACAGGATCACTGGAACCTGCCCGGTAA
- the pola2 gene encoding DNA polymerase alpha subunit B, whose amino-acid sequence MAELSAETLKSELEIFGIPYQDDSVLDKMVEQCICSRLQIDKIVLEWVAYSSTKNGLKLTLDNLEQFEHEVLNKRNKQSFRIEETHNRTRDIHSLQDLIKAEEEEDDLLDSYSTPAKGSQKRALTTPEHPRSKRSAALLASPVLLLSPASFSPSATPSQKYSQRGGKGEVVVTFGAVQGTRWVGRKAPGEGVQLELLEGPEDSLRCSYKYMFQRLRDVRNVLTEKIEELGEGLKSHFSIEEFSPVSLPAQDSVTVLGQVCCDSNGKLNAQSVLLEAGPEQGGQQVPVDLSELKEYSLFPGQVVMMEGMNTTGRKLVASKLYESVPLPFYTSEVKMEMDEEPMNVLVACGPYTPSDSLTFDPLLDLINVIVRDRPDVCLLLGPFVDSKHEQIEKAQVTETFEAIFARCIESIVDGTRSVGCHLVFVPSQRDIHHHFIYPQPPFTLPNLSKDQRVTLVPDPCTLLIDGVTFGLTSTDILFHMGAEEISCGTGSDRFSRILKHMLTQRSYYPLYPPVEEVNMDYEKFQSFGQMPLTPDVLIIPSELRYFVKDVVGCVCVNPGRLTKGQVGGTYGRLLIQRSATSEDGKRVSPCLAAQVVKI is encoded by the exons ATGGCAGAACTATCTGCAGAAACCCTAAAATCAGAGCTGGAAATATTCGGCATACCCTACCAGGATGACTCGGTCCTCGACAAGA TGGTGGAGCAGTGTATTTGTAGCAGGTTACAGATAGACAAGATAGTGCTGGAGTGGGTGGCCTACAGCAGCACAAAAAATGGATTAAAACTCACCCTGGACAACCTGGAGCAGTTTGAACATGAG GTGTTGAACAAGAGGAATAAACAAAGCTTCAGAATAGAAGAAACTCATAACAGAACCAGAGACATCCACTCTCTGCAGGACTT AATCaaagctgaggaggaggaggacgatcTACTAGATTCCTACTCTACCCCTGCAAAG GGCTCTCAGAAACGAGCACTGACCACTCCCGAACACCCTCGTTCAAAGAGGAGTGCAGCTCTGCTGGCAAGccctgtcctgctgctgtctccTGCCAGCTTCTCTCCCAG tgcaACTCCCTCACAGAAGTACAGCCAGCGAGGGGGGAAAGGGGAGGTGGTGGTTACATTTGGGGCTGTGCAGGGCACCCGCTGGGTAGGCAGGAAAGCTCCGGGTGAAGGCGtccagctggagctgctggaagGTCCCGAAGACTCCCTCCGCTGCAGCTACAAGTACATGTTCCAGAGGCTGCGAGATGTTCGAAATG TGTTGACAGAGAAGATAGAGGAGCTGGGAGAGGGCCTCAAGTCTCACTTCAGTATCGAAGAGTTTTCCCCTGTCTCTCTGCCCGCGCAG GACAGTGTAACAGTGCTGGGACAGGTGTGCTGCGACAGCAATGGCAAACTGAACGCGCAGTCAGTTCTGCTGGAGGCGGGACCAGAGCAAGGTGGTCAGCAAGTACCTGTTGACCTATCAGAGCTCAAAGAGTACTCCCTGTTTCCTGGACAG GTTGTAATGATGGAGGGAATGAACACAACAGGAAGAAAACTGGTGGCTTCTAAACTCTATGAG AGTGTCCCACTTCCTTTCTACACTTCGGAGGTGAAAATGGAGATGGATGAAG AGCCAATGAATGTACTAGTGGCCTGTGGACCATACACCCCTTCTGacagtctgacctttgaccctctgCTGGACCTAATCAATGTCATTGTCAGGGATCGTCCTGATGTCTGCCTACTG CTGGGCCCATTTGTGGATTCCAAACACGAACAAATTGAG AAAGCACAGGTGACTGAGACATTTGAGGCCATTTTCGCAAGATGTATTGAAAGCATCGTGGATGGCACCAGAAG TGTTGGCTGTCATCTGGTGTTCGTGCCCTCGCAGAGAGACATCCACCACCACTTCATCTACCCACAGCCTCCCTTCACCCTGCCAAACCTCAGCAAGGACCAG CGTGTCACCCTGGTCCCTGACCCCTGCACCCTGCTGATCGATGGCGTGACCTTTGGCTTGACATCCACCGACATCTTGTTCCACATGGGCGCAGAGGAGATCAGCTG TGGCACTGGATCAGACAGATTTTCACGGATACTGAAACACATGCTGACCCAGAGGAG TTACTACCCGCTGTACCCACCTGTGGAGGAGGTTAACATGGATTATGAGAAGTTTCAGAGCTTCGGTCAGATGCCGCTCACCCCCGATGTTCTCATCATCCCCTCTGAGCTGCGCTACTTTGTAAAG GATGTTGTcggctgtgtctgtgtcaatCCCGGACGGCTGACTAAAGGCCAGGTGGGTGGGACTTACGGCAGGCTGCTCATTCAGCGCAGCGCTACATCAGAGGACGGGAAGAGAGTGAGCCCCTGCTTGGCAGCTCAGGTGGTGAAAATCTAA
- the zgc:195212 gene encoding DUF4554 domain-containing protein, whose amino-acid sequence MLREIQQVLRLVMLMGKQRQQHGFKRAGGLLVLLWTETRTSVQSLYCTVAAAGPWCTGIKMKALQPVLTDLKESMFPCAWLCPEPDPEELCSFTDLYGSLRLLLSFQMKDARLFSPECQAHIEAFLRIFSLANAGIKIHLKFKFNQETLQQEFRVKIKSKVAQADDPSLILDVTCNTQPPECVKKGCWCQGGHPVLGGRLPLSIPPQAMEQGLYGELSIQPVTLLRPCVLQYPNLATQLTHIQISFVLVYSPSNVPVTGPSTFLQNLPAHLGCQELTLHGLRCSSFKDLALSGGTVYKIEQENSEEESSLPTMQQSLLLFLFLQHSDPFTSQVSDVMDTEALIEHHLEDILSNNRQAVTTTLQTELKNTLKAQNRRKMDQEKLRSAVDVIRSSSISIVSSSSNMDFRNACLNSMKVHDTHELSASFSESLRRVTSWKFTPRGRCYSVQMEEHPESDEATRTEI is encoded by the exons ATGCTCAGAGAAATACAGCAG GTGTTGAGGCTGGTCATGCTAATGGGAAAGCAAAGGCAGCAGCATGGTTTTAAGAGGGCAGGAGGGCTTTTGGTTCTTCTGTGGACTGAAACCAGAACTTCTGTTCAAAGTTTATACTGCACCG TTGCAGCTGCTGGTCCCTGGTGCACAGGGATTAAAATGAAAGCACTCCAACCTg TCCTCACAGATTTGAAGGAGAGCATGTTTCCCTGTGCATGGCTGTGTCCTGAGCCCGACCCTGAGGAGTTGTGTTCCTTTACTGATCTGTACGGTTCCCTCAGATTACTCCTCTCCTTTCAG ATGAAAGATGCAAGACTTTTCAGTCCAGAGTGTCAAGCTCATATAGAGGCATTCCTACGCATATTCAGTTTGGCTAATGCAGGG attAAAATCCAcctcaaattcaaattcaaccAGGAGACCCTCCAACAAGAATTCAG AGTGAAAATCAAAAGTAAAGTTGCACAGGCAGATGACCCATCACTGATCTTGGATGTCACTTGTAATACACA GCCTCCAGAGTGTGTGAAGAAAGGATGCTGGTGTCAGGGAGGACACCCTGTCCTTGGAGGCAGGTTACCACTCAGTATCCCACCACAAGCCATGGAACAGGGCCTGTACGGGGAGCTCAGCATTCAGCCTGTAACACTTCTCAGGCCCTGTGTGCTGCAATACCCCAATCTGGCAACCCAGCTAACTCACATACAAATATCCTTT GTGCTGGTTTACAGCCCCAGTAATGTTCCTGTTACAGGGCCCTCCACCTTCCTCCAGAACCTCCCCGCTCATCTGGGCTGTCAAGAACTGACCCTGCATGGCCTTCGCTGCTCCTCCTTCAAAG ATCTTGCACTCAGTGGTGGCACCGTGTATAAAATAGAGCAAGAAAACTCAGAGGAAGAATCAAGTCTTCCCACAATGCAGCAGAGTCTCctgctttttctcttcctgcagcacagtgacCCCTTCACCTCCCAGGTCTCTGATGTTATGG ATACAGAGGCACTGATCGAGCACCACCTGGAGGATATTCTGAGCAACAACAGACAGGCAGTCACAACAACCCTGCAGactgagctgaaaaacactCTGAAAGCCCAAAATCGCAGAAAAATG GACCAAGAGAAGCTGCGTTCAGCTGTCGACGTGATTCGCAGTTCATCCATCAGTAtcgtgagcagcagcagcaacatggaCTTCAGAAATGCCTGTCTGAACAGCATGAAG GTACATGACACTCATGAACTGTCGGCCTCCTTCTCTGAATCTTTGAGGAGGGTGACATCATGGAAATTCACCCCCAGGGGCAGGTGCTACTCAGTTCAG ATGGAAGAACATCCTGAGAGTGATGAGGCTACtagaacagaaatctga